One uncultured Methanobrevibacter sp. DNA segment encodes these proteins:
- a CDS encoding DUF2096 domain-containing protein has translation MSLPSEQNWLVNHHLLTDLSKKGYDIPKGVNAEMGIIRSSISSYKRDPSHPELINGLAKAEMSLNNIQRTLLIMAEEEGDEYVDHWLDLFKQAMQGEEVFEFANSKSRFLVNTPPGLTTGRINLKVPLAEERVQEIAEWNGLIIEFDDDVTVQLHGDKPDLQVGLKEMGSFFLEQ, from the coding sequence ATGAGCTTACCGTCTGAACAAAATTGGTTAGTTAATCATCATCTCCTTACAGATTTAAGTAAAAAAGGTTATGATATTCCTAAGGGAGTTAATGCTGAGATGGGTATAATCAGATCTTCTATCAGTTCATATAAAAGAGACCCTTCTCATCCAGAATTAATCAATGGTTTGGCAAAAGCTGAAATGTCTTTAAATAATATTCAAAGAACTCTTTTGATAATGGCTGAAGAAGAAGGCGATGAATATGTTGACCATTGGCTTGACTTATTTAAACAAGCCATGCAAGGAGAAGAAGTGTTTGAATTCGCAAATTCCAAATCAAGATTCCTTGTAAATACTCCTCCTGGTTTAACTACTGGTAGAATAAATTTAAAAGTTCCATTAGCTGAAGAAAGAGTTCAGGAAATTGCAGAATGGAATGGTCTCATAATAGAGTTTGATGATGATGTTACTGTACAATTACATGGAGATAAACCTGACCTTCAAGTTGGTTTAAAAGAGATGGGATCTTTCTTTTTAGAACAATAA
- a CDS encoding DUF749 domain-containing protein, translated as MFLATLDGIFKYSDLPEEYEPYVQFKATIEKRELKQSDEIAILNIAGTSTHHVLFLDSYQNISEIENELKEADAKINHTTLKIIGGHL; from the coding sequence ATGTTTTTAGCAACATTGGATGGAATATTCAAATATTCTGACCTTCCAGAAGAATATGAACCATATGTTCAATTTAAAGCGACTATTGAAAAAAGAGAATTAAAACAAAGTGATGAAATTGCAATTTTAAATATTGCAGGTACTTCAACTCACCATGTATTATTTTTAGATTCCTATCAAAATATCAGCGAAATTGAAAATGAATTGAAAGAAGCTGATGCTAAAATCAATCATACTACTTTAAAAATTATAGGTGGACATTTATGA
- the hdrB gene encoding CoB--CoM heterodisulfide reductase subunit B, with protein MEIAYFLGCIMNNRYPGVEKATRKLFEALDIELKDMEGASCCPAPGVFGSFDEETWATIAARNLTIAEDMGADIMTECNGCFGSLFECNHMLKEDEDKKAKINANLAEVGREFKGTTNVKHFAQILRDDVGFEKLASLIEKPLDLNVAVHYGCHFLKPTETIGIEDNAEDPSILDDLVEITGAKSVDYKDKMMCCGAGGGLRSRDLDVTTSFTKEKLDHMTAAGVDAIVNVCPFCHLQFDQGQVEVNEKYGTDFALPVFHLAQLYGLAMGLSPEELTFDAQRIDATPALAKALGENAK; from the coding sequence ATGGAAATTGCATATTTCTTAGGTTGTATCATGAACAACCGTTATCCTGGTGTTGAAAAAGCTACCAGAAAATTATTTGAAGCTTTAGATATTGAATTAAAAGACATGGAAGGTGCATCTTGTTGTCCTGCTCCTGGTGTATTCGGTTCTTTCGATGAAGAAACCTGGGCTACTATTGCAGCTCGTAACTTAACTATTGCTGAAGACATGGGTGCTGACATCATGACCGAATGTAACGGATGTTTCGGTTCATTATTCGAATGTAACCACATGTTAAAAGAAGATGAAGACAAAAAAGCAAAAATTAATGCTAACTTAGCAGAAGTTGGAAGAGAATTCAAAGGAACTACTAATGTTAAACACTTTGCTCAAATCTTAAGAGATGATGTAGGATTTGAAAAATTAGCTTCCTTAATCGAAAAACCTTTAGACTTAAATGTTGCTGTACACTACGGTTGCCACTTCTTAAAACCTACTGAAACCATCGGTATTGAAGACAACGCAGAAGACCCATCTATTTTAGATGACCTCGTTGAAATTACTGGTGCTAAATCTGTAGATTACAAAGACAAAATGATGTGCTGTGGTGCTGGTGGAGGTTTAAGATCCAGAGACCTTGATGTAACCACTAGTTTCACCAAAGAAAAACTCGATCACATGACTGCAGCTGGTGTAGATGCAATTGTTAACGTATGTCCATTCTGTCACTTACAATTTGACCAAGGACAAGTTGAAGTTAATGAAAAATACGGAACTGACTTTGCTCTTCCTGTTTTCCACTTAGCTCAATTATACGGATTAGCAATGGGATTATCCCCTGAAGAATTAACATTTGATGCTCAAAGAATCGATGCAACTCCTGCACTCGCTAAAGCATTAGGTGAAAACGCTAAATAA
- the hdrC gene encoding CoB--CoM heterodisulfide reductase subunit C produces the protein MSIVNRLKHLFKGENEGKDIKTDVSNTSDDVEVTPGRTKGISISFDKKEDGSKELTFKKDIETLEGDTIEKETVVKFSKPDKVPSEEIVEETEADEEAEVLVEDGVESDESIVEESAEEVEETSEEVDADENEEKSNEDKKGDNMTLLTDKELLNDSNRDPDFTAEFIDAGIETVKHCFQCGTCSGSCPSGRRTPYKVRQIVRKCLLGLKEEVIADDALWMCTTCYTCQERCLRSVKIVEIIKKARNIAAHAGYMAKPHKMTGVFVMNTGHGVPINDATKALRAKIGLAEIPPTTHAFPEALEEVQKICKLTGFDELIGYDEATGGLKE, from the coding sequence ATGTCTATAGTAAATCGTCTTAAACATCTATTTAAAGGAGAAAATGAAGGAAAAGACATCAAAACTGATGTTTCAAACACATCTGATGATGTCGAAGTTACTCCTGGAAGAACCAAAGGAATATCTATATCTTTTGATAAAAAAGAGGATGGTTCTAAAGAGTTGACTTTTAAAAAAGACATCGAAACTTTAGAAGGAGACACAATAGAAAAAGAAACTGTTGTTAAGTTTTCTAAACCAGATAAAGTTCCATCTGAAGAAATTGTGGAAGAAACTGAAGCTGATGAGGAAGCTGAAGTTCTTGTTGAAGATGGAGTAGAATCTGACGAATCTATTGTTGAAGAATCAGCTGAAGAAGTTGAAGAAACTTCTGAAGAAGTAGATGCTGATGAAAATGAAGAAAAATCAAATGAAGATAAAAAAGGAGATAATATGACTTTATTAACTGATAAAGAATTATTAAATGATAGTAATCGTGACCCAGATTTCACTGCTGAGTTCATTGATGCTGGAATTGAAACTGTAAAACACTGTTTCCAATGTGGTACTTGTAGTGGAAGTTGTCCTTCTGGAAGAAGAACCCCATACAAAGTAAGACAAATTGTCAGAAAATGTTTATTAGGATTAAAAGAAGAAGTTATTGCTGATGATGCTTTATGGATGTGTACTACCTGTTACACTTGCCAAGAAAGATGTCTCAGAAGTGTTAAAATTGTAGAAATCATCAAAAAAGCACGTAACATCGCAGCACATGCTGGATACATGGCAAAACCACACAAAATGACTGGTGTATTTGTAATGAATACTGGTCACGGTGTACCAATCAATGATGCTACAAAAGCTTTAAGAGCTAAAATTGGTCTTGCTGAAATTCCACCAACTACTCACGCTTTCCCTGAAGCATTAGAAGAAGTACAAAAAATTTGTAAACTTACTGGATTTGATGAATTAATCGGTTACGATGAAGCAACCGGCGGATTAAAAGAATAA
- a CDS encoding archaeosine tRNA-ribosyltransferase — protein MIKKFEIKSHDGPGRIGKLDGNLTPKIFYKNQMKIAPNQGSSYNIDREIAEFNVKETLRLAKEHVNDADIAVIQGSKYIDLRLECMKQLEKIGYNGFIIANGDALLTNPRELVEVVTSLKKESKKSSYFIFSFAELSFMPILTYMGIDGFLADSANYYSHLNVLQTPTKAYDLNTYPIYDDITQKELEEKNIENMEFTIKEIHAHMKNNSLRNLVEERSGTTPQNISTLKILDKTQMDYLLEYTKLF, from the coding sequence ATGATAAAAAAATTCGAAATTAAATCACATGACGGTCCTGGAAGAATCGGAAAACTTGACGGAAACTTAACTCCAAAAATTTTTTACAAAAATCAGATGAAAATTGCTCCTAATCAGGGTTCCTCATACAATATTGACCGTGAAATTGCAGAATTCAATGTAAAAGAAACATTAAGATTAGCTAAAGAACATGTTAATGATGCAGATATCGCAGTTATTCAAGGATCCAAATATATTGATTTAAGATTAGAATGCATGAAACAACTAGAAAAAATAGGTTACAATGGTTTTATCATAGCTAATGGAGATGCTCTTCTAACCAATCCAAGAGAATTAGTAGAAGTAGTCACTTCCCTTAAGAAAGAATCTAAAAAATCAAGTTACTTTATTTTTTCATTTGCAGAACTTTCTTTTATGCCCATTTTAACTTATATGGGGATTGACGGATTCCTAGCAGATTCTGCGAATTATTACAGTCATTTGAATGTACTTCAAACTCCAACAAAAGCATATGATTTGAATACATACCCAATTTATGATGACATCACACAAAAAGAACTAGAAGAAAAAAACATTGAAAATATGGAATTTACAATAAAAGAAATCCATGCACATATGAAAAATAATTCATTGAGAAATTTAGTTGAAGAAAGATCAGGAACAACACCCCAAAACATCTCAACTTTAAAAATTCTCGATAAAACTCAAATGGATTACTTATTGGAATACACCAAATTATTTTAA
- a CDS encoding PsbP-related protein: MRTFNSGKITFEYPDEWEVEKADILSNPDCIATLSKGQDNLINAVMFPTATNLDDYKIFMEDAISDDGGVIIASDFVEIAGLDSIKLHANMDTPEINFDIHTYVFIENGEIYIFELRTLDVSGESERQFKNIIQSFKILK; encoded by the coding sequence ATGAGAACTTTTAATAGTGGAAAAATCACTTTCGAATATCCCGACGAATGGGAAGTTGAAAAGGCAGACATATTGTCAAATCCGGATTGCATTGCGACATTGTCCAAAGGTCAGGATAATTTAATTAATGCAGTTATGTTTCCAACAGCGACAAATCTTGATGATTATAAGATATTCATGGAGGATGCGATATCTGATGATGGTGGAGTAATCATTGCTTCTGATTTTGTTGAAATTGCAGGGTTGGATTCAATTAAGTTGCATGCCAATATGGATACTCCTGAAATAAACTTTGATATCCACACTTATGTCTTTATAGAAAATGGTGAGATTTATATTTTTGAGTTGAGGACTTTAGATGTCTCTGGTGAATCTGAAAGGCAATTCAAAAATATCATTCAATCATTTAAAATTTTAAAATAA
- a CDS encoding 3-hydroxyacyl-CoA dehydrogenase, which translates to MTIKKVVVAGGGVLGSQIALQSAYCGFDVTIWLRSEGSIERAKPKLERFKNIYVDTLEKMKTDANAYCRGLSKKTDLSDSEIDELKQNAEDAYNNIILTTSYDESASGADLIIEAIAENPEQKIAFYQELAKHMDEETILVTNSSTLLPSMFAEYTGRPEKYLSLHFANTIWENNTAEVMGHPGTDQKYYDEVAQFAEDINMIPLKLKKEQPGYILNSLLVPFLSAAEALLANDVADHETIDKTWILATGAPAGPFHILDIVGLTTAYNIIIMNPEAQDQNTTPGKIAKMLKEKIDAGKTGINAGEGFYKY; encoded by the coding sequence ATGACTATCAAAAAAGTTGTTGTAGCAGGAGGAGGAGTACTCGGAAGTCAAATTGCTTTACAAAGCGCATATTGTGGATTTGATGTAACAATCTGGCTTAGAAGTGAAGGATCAATCGAAAGAGCAAAACCAAAACTTGAAAGATTTAAAAATATCTATGTGGACACTCTTGAAAAAATGAAAACTGATGCCAACGCATATTGCAGAGGCCTAAGTAAAAAAACCGATTTAAGTGATAGTGAAATTGATGAATTGAAACAAAATGCTGAAGATGCATACAATAATATAATATTAACAACAAGTTATGATGAATCTGCATCCGGTGCAGATTTAATTATCGAAGCAATCGCCGAAAATCCTGAACAAAAAATAGCATTCTATCAGGAGCTGGCCAAACACATGGATGAAGAAACTATTCTTGTAACCAATTCATCAACACTGCTTCCGTCAATGTTTGCGGAATATACCGGAAGGCCTGAAAAATATCTTTCACTCCACTTTGCAAATACAATCTGGGAGAACAATACAGCAGAAGTAATGGGACATCCAGGAACCGATCAAAAATACTACGACGAAGTAGCTCAATTTGCTGAAGACATCAATATGATTCCATTAAAACTTAAAAAAGAACAGCCAGGATACATTCTTAATTCATTGTTGGTTCCATTTTTAAGTGCTGCTGAAGCATTACTTGCAAATGATGTTGCAGACCATGAAACAATAGACAAAACTTGGATTTTAGCAACCGGCGCTCCTGCAGGACCATTCCACATATTGGATATTGTAGGACTCACTACAGCATACAACATCATAATAATGAATCCAGAAGCGCAAGACCAGAATACAACCCCTGGAAAAATTGCTAAAATGCTTAAAGAAAAAATAGATGCTGGTAAAACTGGTATCAATGCTGGAGAAGGATTTTATAAATATTAA
- the dph5 gene encoding diphthine synthase, producing the protein MFYLVGLGLFDHKDISIKGLECLKNVDKIYAEFFTSRLFGSSFEAIEELVGQKIEILVRNEVEEESKFIEEAKTSDVALITGGDPLIATTHSDFLVQCSKKQIDYEVIHGSSILSSAPAISGLQGYKFGKVTTIPFPDYNFYPKSPYEAIEENLKMDLHTLVLLDIQAHKDRYMTVNQGLEYLMNIKNDLDRDGLIGEDTLAMGIARVGSSDVIVKAGKISDLIDYDFGGPLHCIIIPSKLHIVEAEYLVEIAGADPEILNEN; encoded by the coding sequence ATGTTTTATTTAGTGGGTTTAGGTTTATTTGACCATAAGGATATTTCTATTAAAGGTTTAGAATGTTTGAAAAATGTTGATAAAATTTATGCTGAGTTTTTCACATCAAGATTATTCGGTTCAAGCTTTGAAGCTATTGAAGAATTGGTAGGTCAAAAAATTGAAATACTGGTTAGAAATGAAGTTGAAGAAGAGTCTAAATTTATCGAAGAAGCCAAGACATCTGATGTTGCTTTGATAACAGGTGGTGATCCTTTAATTGCCACAACCCATAGTGATTTTTTGGTTCAGTGCTCAAAAAAGCAAATAGACTATGAGGTTATTCATGGATCTTCAATTCTCTCTTCAGCTCCTGCGATTTCAGGCCTTCAAGGGTATAAATTCGGAAAAGTCACTACAATACCTTTCCCAGATTATAATTTTTATCCCAAATCCCCTTATGAAGCTATAGAAGAAAACTTAAAGATGGATTTGCATACTTTGGTTTTGCTTGATATTCAGGCTCATAAAGACAGATATATGACTGTAAATCAGGGTCTGGAATATTTGATGAACATTAAAAATGATTTGGACCGTGATGGTCTGATTGGAGAAGATACATTGGCTATGGGAATAGCTCGTGTCGGTTCCAGTGATGTTATTGTAAAGGCAGGCAAAATTTCAGATTTGATTGACTACGATTTCGGAGGACCTCTCCACTGCATTATAATTCCTTCCAAACTTCACATTGTTGAAGCTGAATATTTGGTGGAGATTGCTGGTGCTGACCCTGAAATATTGAATGAAAATTAG
- a CDS encoding class I SAM-dependent methyltransferase family protein → MKCVKVPLKRLNDTRIKLMENGQMNMEYKIKAEEKYGYIPINEDVDDYEIVDIELEPMKRVPHNFSELLEGELTNEEIENLRTSFDTIGDIVILEIPENLQDKKQIIGDAALKFTKRKAIYMKKSAIKGTTRVRDLEFLSGVDDSVTIHKEHGARLKLDVREVYFSPRLATERKRVMESVKDGEKILDMFCGIGPFPIVIARNKNVNITAVDINESAIRYLNENIKLNKLEGRIETYCGDIREVSKSFNLKFDRIIMNLPGLAYTFLDVAVDLIDNGGIINYYEFSDSYEQGIKRLKDACGKVGKEVEIINTRKVKSTSPGEWHVAIDGKIKH, encoded by the coding sequence ATGAAATGTGTAAAAGTTCCATTAAAAAGGTTAAATGACACACGAATAAAATTAATGGAAAATGGCCAAATGAATATGGAATATAAAATAAAAGCTGAAGAGAAATACGGATATATTCCCATCAATGAAGATGTTGACGATTATGAAATTGTAGATATTGAGCTAGAACCCATGAAAAGAGTTCCGCACAATTTTTCCGAATTGCTTGAAGGAGAACTAACTAACGAGGAAATTGAAAACCTAAGAACCTCATTTGATACCATTGGAGACATAGTGATTTTAGAAATTCCGGAGAATCTACAGGATAAAAAGCAAATCATCGGCGATGCGGCACTTAAATTTACAAAAAGAAAAGCAATTTACATGAAGAAAAGTGCAATCAAAGGAACAACACGAGTTCGTGATTTGGAATTTCTATCCGGAGTTGATGATTCTGTGACAATCCACAAAGAGCACGGAGCTAGATTGAAATTAGATGTGCGTGAAGTTTATTTCTCACCAAGACTTGCAACTGAACGAAAACGGGTGATGGAAAGCGTTAAGGATGGTGAAAAAATCCTTGACATGTTTTGTGGAATCGGACCGTTTCCAATCGTAATTGCCAGAAACAAAAATGTTAATATAACTGCAGTAGACATCAATGAGTCTGCAATCAGATATTTGAATGAAAATATTAAACTAAATAAACTTGAAGGTCGTATCGAAACTTACTGCGGAGATATTCGGGAAGTTAGCAAGTCATTTAACTTGAAATTTGATAGAATAATTATGAATCTTCCAGGTCTTGCATATACTTTCCTTGATGTTGCAGTCGATTTAATAGACAATGGTGGAATAATCAACTATTATGAATTTTCTGATTCATATGAACAAGGAATAAAACGATTAAAAGACGCTTGTGGGAAAGTTGGAAAAGAAGTGGAAATAATAAATACACGTAAAGTCAAATCAACAAGTCCAGGAGAATGGCATGTCGCCATCGATGGGAAAATTAAACACTAA
- the mtnA gene encoding S-methyl-5-thioribose-1-phosphate isomerase has translation MKTLEWEDNKLKLIDQRKLPDELTYVWCDNYQDVIVAIRDMTVRGAPAIGVSAAFGMALADIEGVDLQKAATEIKAARPTAVNLFWAVDRVLNSEDALSEALKMYEEDMATNRAIGKYGAEIIDDGDTVLTHCNAGALACVDYGTALGVFRAARDAGKKINVICDETRPRGQGASLSVWEMQQENIPVKLIPDVASGFLMSQGKIDKVVIGADRIAKGGVVNKVGSFMVALAAKHHDIPFYVAAPYSTFDNEISIYDTIIEERDGDEVRYYGGARICPEGTEVINPAFDITPKELITGIITEKGIIDPI, from the coding sequence ATGAAAACACTTGAATGGGAAGATAATAAACTAAAACTCATTGATCAAAGAAAGCTTCCTGATGAATTGACTTATGTTTGGTGTGATAATTATCAGGATGTAATCGTTGCTATTCGTGATATGACTGTTCGTGGTGCTCCTGCTATTGGGGTTTCAGCAGCTTTTGGAATGGCGTTGGCTGACATTGAGGGTGTAGATTTACAAAAAGCAGCAACAGAAATTAAGGCTGCAAGACCGACTGCAGTAAATTTGTTTTGGGCAGTTGACAGAGTATTGAATAGTGAGGATGCACTTTCAGAAGCGTTAAAAATGTATGAAGAGGATATGGCAACCAATAGGGCTATTGGAAAATATGGTGCTGAAATAATTGACGATGGAGATACTGTTTTGACACATTGTAATGCTGGTGCTCTTGCATGTGTTGATTATGGAACTGCTTTAGGAGTATTTAGGGCAGCAAGGGATGCTGGAAAGAAAATCAACGTAATATGTGATGAAACTCGTCCAAGAGGACAGGGAGCTAGTTTAAGTGTTTGGGAAATGCAACAGGAAAACATCCCCGTTAAATTAATTCCTGATGTCGCTTCAGGATTTTTAATGTCACAAGGTAAAATTGATAAGGTAGTAATAGGTGCTGACAGGATAGCCAAAGGAGGTGTCGTAAATAAGGTAGGTTCCTTTATGGTGGCATTGGCTGCAAAACACCATGATATACCATTTTATGTAGCTGCTCCTTACTCTACATTTGATAATGAAATATCAATTTATGATACGATTATTGAAGAAAGGGATGGCGATGAAGTAAGATATTATGGTGGGGCTAGAATTTGTCCTGAAGGGACTGAAGTCATCAATCCTGCATTTGACATAACTCCAAAAGAATTGATAACTGGGATTATTACTGAAAAAGGAATAATTGATCCTATTTAA
- a CDS encoding manganese-dependent inorganic pyrophosphatase, which yields MVETFIFGHKSPDSDSITSSIVMTNLEKELGNSEAKAYRLGNINKETEFILNYLDMDAPELLESVEDDANVILVDHNSPAESVDNLENANILKVVDHHKLALETSYPLFLRFEPVGCTETILCKLYEENGIEITKEIATLMLSAIISDTLLLKSPTTTDDDVKAVEKLAKIADIDAEEYGLEMLKAGTDLSSFSIDEILSLDAKQIDFKDVKSIVNQVNTASISDVLEMKEELEAGINKIIEEENLDLFMLLITDIVNSNSQVIALGKDASLVEKAYGVTLEDNTVLLEGVVSRKKQVVPIMTENA from the coding sequence ATGGTAGAAACTTTTATTTTTGGACATAAAAGTCCAGATAGTGATTCAATCACATCAAGTATTGTAATGACTAATTTAGAAAAGGAATTAGGCAACAGTGAAGCTAAAGCTTACAGATTAGGAAATATTAATAAAGAAACTGAATTTATTTTAAATTATCTGGACATGGATGCTCCAGAACTTTTAGAAAGTGTTGAAGATGATGCTAATGTAATTTTAGTTGATCATAATTCTCCTGCTGAATCTGTAGATAATTTGGAAAATGCAAATATTTTAAAAGTCGTTGACCACCATAAACTTGCATTGGAAACTTCATATCCTTTATTTTTAAGATTTGAACCGGTGGGTTGTACTGAAACTATTTTATGCAAGTTATATGAGGAAAATGGCATTGAAATAACAAAGGAAATAGCTACATTAATGTTATCTGCAATCATTTCAGATACTTTGCTTTTAAAATCACCGACCACTACTGATGATGATGTAAAAGCAGTTGAAAAACTTGCAAAGATTGCTGACATTGACGCTGAGGAATATGGTTTGGAAATGCTTAAGGCAGGTACAGATTTAAGTAGTTTTTCAATTGATGAAATACTTTCATTGGATGCAAAACAAATTGATTTTAAAGATGTAAAGTCCATTGTCAATCAAGTCAATACTGCAAGCATAAGTGATGTTTTAGAAATGAAAGAAGAATTGGAAGCTGGCATAAATAAAATTATTGAAGAAGAGAATTTGGATTTATTCATGCTTTTAATCACTGATATTGTCAACAGCAATTCACAGGTAATTGCACTTGGTAAAGATGCAAGTCTAGTTGAAAAGGCATATGGCGTAACATTAGAAGATAATACAGTATTACTTGAAGGTGTTGTGTCACGTAAAAAACAAGTTGTGCCTATAATGACAGAAAATGCATAA
- a CDS encoding radical SAM protein produces the protein MAEHKGARFAHITKAHPCFNEKMHDKVGRAHVPVAPKCNIFCNFCTRDINNEEDRPGVASCVMNPDSAINHINEVTAEGPISVVGVAGPGDSLANEETFEFFEKLATEQPDLIKCMSTNGLLLPKYADKLAELGVNSVTVTINAIDPDIAVDIYSFIKYEGKVYKGYEAVEILIKNQLEGVEKAAANGMVVKVNSVLIPGLNDEHIVEIAKEVKKRGASLMNILPLIPLAKMKHYSRPDCSMMESVREQVEEIIPVFRACTQCRADAYGIPGKKSEDHHLGMTPQSHY, from the coding sequence ATGGCTGAACACAAAGGTGCAAGATTTGCACACATAACAAAAGCACATCCATGTTTTAATGAAAAAATGCATGATAAAGTCGGAAGAGCGCATGTACCTGTAGCACCGAAGTGTAATATCTTCTGTAACTTTTGTACAAGAGATATTAATAATGAAGAAGACAGACCTGGCGTTGCAAGCTGTGTCATGAATCCTGATTCTGCAATTAATCATATTAATGAAGTTACTGCTGAAGGTCCAATTTCTGTTGTTGGGGTAGCTGGACCTGGAGATTCACTTGCTAATGAAGAGACATTTGAATTTTTTGAAAAATTAGCGACTGAACAACCTGATTTAATCAAATGTATGAGTACTAATGGTCTTTTACTTCCAAAATATGCAGATAAACTTGCAGAACTTGGAGTAAACTCTGTTACTGTAACCATAAATGCAATTGACCCTGATATTGCAGTTGACATTTATTCTTTCATAAAATATGAAGGAAAAGTGTATAAGGGTTATGAAGCAGTTGAAATATTAATTAAAAATCAACTTGAAGGTGTTGAAAAAGCAGCAGCTAATGGTATGGTCGTTAAAGTTAATTCAGTTTTAATTCCTGGATTAAATGATGAACATATTGTTGAAATTGCAAAGGAAGTTAAAAAAAGAGGAGCTTCCTTGATGAATATTCTGCCATTAATTCCATTGGCTAAAATGAAACACTATTCTCGTCCGGACTGTTCCATGATGGAAAGTGTAAGAGAACAAGTTGAAGAGATTATTCCAGTATTCAGAGCATGTACTCAATGTAGGGCGGATGCTTATGGAATACCTGGTAAAAAAAGCGAAGATCATCATTTGGGAATGACTCCACAAAGTCATTACTAA
- a CDS encoding methanogenesis marker 17 protein — protein MLVECYDEKGAEVYEIIIKQIFQDLVLGASVDDLKAYVNPDDPVFVLAIKMKKTSKVVLFSDVANFTYDKERDVTMILVDNENYLPNILKRLWRLFSRDEIYQPNRYQLEISGNYLELESLVVDDPHSNLQRRIYDAVFRILPEGFKIIKDLSTEDIVCVVATDELIKDAWIEKAHEYIDELNNGK, from the coding sequence ATGTTAGTTGAATGCTATGATGAAAAGGGTGCTGAAGTTTACGAAATCATCATTAAACAAATCTTTCAAGATTTGGTTCTTGGCGCATCTGTAGATGATTTAAAAGCTTATGTTAATCCTGATGATCCTGTATTTGTCTTAGCTATTAAAATGAAAAAAACTTCTAAAGTGGTTTTATTTAGCGATGTAGCTAATTTCACTTACGATAAAGAAAGGGATGTTACCATGATTTTAGTTGATAATGAAAACTATCTTCCAAATATCTTGAAAAGATTATGGAGATTATTCTCTAGGGATGAAATTTATCAACCTAATAGATATCAACTGGAAATATCTGGTAATTATTTGGAGTTAGAATCATTAGTAGTTGATGACCCTCATTCTAATTTACAAAGACGTATTTATGATGCGGTCTTTAGAATATTGCCTGAAGGTTTTAAAATTATTAAAGATTTGTCTACTGAAGATATCGTGTGTGTTGTGGCTACTGATGAGTTAATTAAAGATGCATGGATTGAAAAGGCTCATGAATATATTGATGAGTTAAATAATGGCAAGTAG